One genomic window of Etheostoma spectabile isolate EspeVRDwgs_2016 chromosome 5, UIUC_Espe_1.0, whole genome shotgun sequence includes the following:
- the git2a gene encoding ARF GTPase-activating protein GIT2a isoform X4, producing MSKRLRNTELCADCNVPEPRWASVNRGVLICDECCSVHRSLGRHSSQVRHLIHTPWPPTQLQMVQMLYSNGANSIWEHSLLDPASVMSGKRKANPQDKLHPNKSEFIKAKYQMLAFVHRMPCREDDSSTAKDLSKQLHSSVRTGNLETCLRLLSLGAQANFFHPEKGNTPLHVAAKAGQVSQAELLTVYGADPGAPDSNGKTPIDHAREAGHHDLADRLVEIQYELTDRLAFYLCGRKPDHKNGQHFIVPQMADSLDLSELAKAAKKKLQSLSNHLFEELAMDVYDEVDRRETDAVWLTTQNHSTLVTETTVVPFLPVNPEYSSTRNQGRQKLARFNAHEFATLVIDILSDAKRRQQGNSIASPKDNVEFILKSVAVRHCSDSQDNDQPDYDSVASDEDTDQELSTSKGDRTKSLDSDLSDGPVTVHEYMEVKNALSASEAKIQHLMKANNSLSDELRLMQKKLQSLQSENNSLRRHVPTNIYQIPSGSDYPDPSSPSALKRRQSARASRPMSMYETGSGLKPYVPKGETPYPEEGIPTLQPFPPHTERGAFVTTSSSLPSFPSTLSWSKDESAQKASKLEMQSSMPESDYDNTFNDSEMDDSGLCRRGRLRSSGWLGESSSISELDDLESDPTLPSTEDVIRKTEQITKNIQELLRSAQENKHDRPCEREGVRRLRHSLGCFSTLVPWAEKPPPSLQPLSLRSPDPISCFIPCSERIHVAVTEMAALFPKKPRSETVRGSLRLLTSSAYRLQSECRKALPSEGCPGPDMQLVTQQVIQCAYDIAKAAKQLVTITTKENTN from the exons ATGTCTAAACGCCTGCGAAACACTGAGCTCTGCGCTGATTGCAATGTTCCAG AACCTCGCTGGGCCTCGGTGAACCGGGGTGTGTTGATTTGCGATGAGTGCTGCAGTGTTCATCGAAGTCTGGGTAGACACAGCTCCCAAGTCCGCCACCTGATACACACACCATGGCCACCTACACAGCTACAG ATGGTTCAGATGTTATACAGCAATGGTGCAAATTCAATATGGGAGCACTCTCTTCTGGACCCTGCATCTGTGATGAGTGGAAAACGCAAGGCCAACCCTCAGGACAAACTGCA CCCAAACAAATCAGAGTTTATAAAAGCCAAATATCAAATGCTGGCATTTGTCCATCGCATGCCTTGCCGGGAGGACGACAGCTCTACAGCCAAGGATTTAAGCAAG cAACTTCACTCAAGTGTACGCACCGGGAATCTCGAGACTTGTTTGAGGTTGCTATCCCTGGGAGCACAAGCTAATTTTTTTCACCCG GAAAAAGGAAACACTCCCTTGCATGTAGCTGCAAAGGCAGGACAAGTATCTCAGGCTGAACTATTAACTGTTTATGGAGCAGATCCTGGAGCCCCTGACAGCAATGGCAAGACTCCCATAGACCATGCAAg GGAAGCTGGCCACCATGACCTGGCAGATAGATTGGTGGAGATTCAGTATGAACTAACTGATCGACTGGCGTTCTACCTGTGTGGGAGAAAGCCAg ATCATAAAAATGGCCAGCACTTCATTGTTCCACAAATGGCCGACAG TTTAGATTTATCTGAACTGGCCAAGGCAGCGAAGAAGAAACTGCAGTCT CTTAGTAATCATTTATTCGAGGAGCTGGCCATGGATGTGTACGACGAGGTGGACAGACGAGAGACTGATGCAG TTTGGTTGACCACACAGAATCACAGCACTCTGGTGACAGAGACGACTGTGGTTCCTTTCCTTCCTGTGAATCCAGAGTATTCATCAACACGAAACCAG GGACGACAGAAGCTGGCAAGATTTAATGCACATGAATTTGCAACTCTCGTGATTGACATATTAAGCGACGCTAAGCGCAGACAACAGGGGAATTCAATAGCCAGTCCCAAAG ATAATGTTGAGTTTATCCTGAAGAGTGTGGCTGTCAGGCATTGCAGTGACAGCCAGGACAACGACCAGCCTGACTACGACAGCGTGGCGTCTGACGAGGATACCGATCAAGAGCTCTCCACAAGCAAAGGAGATAGGACCAAG AGCCTGGACTCTGACCTCTCAGATGGCCCCGTTACTGTGCATGAATACATGGAGGTGAAAAACGCGCTCTCTGCCTCTGAGGCCAAGATCCAGCATCTCATGAAAGCCAACAACAGCCTGAGTGATGAGCTGAGGCTGATGCAGAAAAAG CTGCAATCTCTGCAAAGCGAGAACAACTCTCTCAGGCGGCACGTCCCAACCAATATCTATCAGATCCCCAGCGGTTCAGACTACCCCGACCCCTCCAGTCCCTCAGCCCTGAAACGCCGGCAGTCTGCACGGGCCAGTCGGCCCATGTCTATGTATGAGACCGGCTCAGGCCTGAAGCCCTATGTCCCTAAAGGGGAAACTCCCTACCCAGAGGAGGGTATCCCCACCCTGCAACCCTTCCCACCTCAT ACGGAAAGGGGCGCTTTTGTGACCACCTCTTCATCCCTTCCCTCATTTCCATCCACCCTGTCTTGGTCGAAGGATGAAAGTGCTCAAAAG GCCTCGAAGTTAGAGATGCAAAGCAGCATGCCGGAAAGTGACTATGACAACACATTCAATGACTCTGAGATGGATGATTCGGG tttGTGCAGGAGAGGGAGGCTGAGGAGCAGTGGCTGGCTGGGGGAGAGCAGCTCTATCTCCGAGCTGGATGACCTGGAGTCAGACCCCACGCTTCCCAGCACAGAAGACGTCATCCGCAAAACAGAGCAGATCACCAAGAATATCCAAGAGCTGTTGCGATCTGCTCAGGAGAACAAACATGACAG ACCATGTGAGCGGGAAGGTGTGCGTCGGCTCAGGCACAGCCTGGGATGTTTCAGCACTCTGGTGCCCTGGGCAGAGAAGCCCCCCCCTTCCCTTCAGCCGCTCAGCCTGCGCTCCCCTGACCCCATCTCCTG CTTCATACCCTGTTCAGAAAGAATACACGTGGCTGTAACAGAAATGGCTGCCCTCTTTCCCAAG AAGCCACGCTCAGAGACTGTGAGAGGCTCGCTGCGCTTGTTGACCTCCAGTGCGTACCGGCTTCAGAGCGAGTGCAGGAAGGCGTTGCCTTCAGAGGGCTGCCCGGGACCGGACATGCAGCTGGTCACCCAGCAGGTCATCCAATGTGCTTATGACATCGCCAAGGCAGCCAAGCAGCTTGTCACCATCACCACAAAGGAGAATACCAACTAA
- the git2a gene encoding ARF GTPase-activating protein GIT2a isoform X3, whose protein sequence is MSKRLRNTELCADCNVPEPRWASVNRGVLICDECCSVHRSLGRHSSQVRHLIHTPWPPTQLQMVQMLYSNGANSIWEHSLLDPASVMSGKRKANPQDKLHPNKSEFIKAKYQMLAFVHRMPCREDDSSTAKDLSKQLHSSVRTGNLETCLRLLSLGAQANFFHPEKGNTPLHVAAKAGQVSQAELLTVYGADPGAPDSNGKTPIDHAREAGHHDLADRLVEIQYELTDRLAFYLCGRKPDHKNGQHFIVPQMADSSLDLSELAKAAKKKLQSLSNHLFEELAMDVYDEVDRRETDAVWLTTQNHSTLVTETTVVPFLPVNPEYSSTRNQGRQKLARFNAHEFATLVIDILSDAKRRQQGNSIASPKDNVEFILKSVAVRHCSDSQDNDQPDYDSVASDEDTDQELSTSKGDRTKSLDSDLSDGPVTVHEYMEVKNALSASEAKIQHLMKANNSLSDELRLMQKKLQSLQSENNSLRRHVPTNIYQIPSGSDYPDPSSPSALKRRQSARASRPMSMYETGSGLKPYVPKGETPYPEEGIPTLQPFPPHTERGAFVTTSSSLPSFPSTLSWSKDESAQKASKLEMQSSMPESDYDNTFNDSEMDDSGLCRRGRLRSSGWLGESSSISELDDLESDPTLPSTEDVIRKTEQITKNIQELLRSAQENKHDRPCEREGVRRLRHSLGCFSTLVPWAEKPPPSLQPLSLRSPDPISCFIPCSERIHVAVTEMAALFPKKPRSETVRGSLRLLTSSAYRLQSECRKALPSEGCPGPDMQLVTQQVIQCAYDIAKAAKQLVTITTKENTN, encoded by the exons ATGTCTAAACGCCTGCGAAACACTGAGCTCTGCGCTGATTGCAATGTTCCAG AACCTCGCTGGGCCTCGGTGAACCGGGGTGTGTTGATTTGCGATGAGTGCTGCAGTGTTCATCGAAGTCTGGGTAGACACAGCTCCCAAGTCCGCCACCTGATACACACACCATGGCCACCTACACAGCTACAG ATGGTTCAGATGTTATACAGCAATGGTGCAAATTCAATATGGGAGCACTCTCTTCTGGACCCTGCATCTGTGATGAGTGGAAAACGCAAGGCCAACCCTCAGGACAAACTGCA CCCAAACAAATCAGAGTTTATAAAAGCCAAATATCAAATGCTGGCATTTGTCCATCGCATGCCTTGCCGGGAGGACGACAGCTCTACAGCCAAGGATTTAAGCAAG cAACTTCACTCAAGTGTACGCACCGGGAATCTCGAGACTTGTTTGAGGTTGCTATCCCTGGGAGCACAAGCTAATTTTTTTCACCCG GAAAAAGGAAACACTCCCTTGCATGTAGCTGCAAAGGCAGGACAAGTATCTCAGGCTGAACTATTAACTGTTTATGGAGCAGATCCTGGAGCCCCTGACAGCAATGGCAAGACTCCCATAGACCATGCAAg GGAAGCTGGCCACCATGACCTGGCAGATAGATTGGTGGAGATTCAGTATGAACTAACTGATCGACTGGCGTTCTACCTGTGTGGGAGAAAGCCAg ATCATAAAAATGGCCAGCACTTCATTGTTCCACAAATGGCCGACAG CAGTTTAGATTTATCTGAACTGGCCAAGGCAGCGAAGAAGAAACTGCAGTCT CTTAGTAATCATTTATTCGAGGAGCTGGCCATGGATGTGTACGACGAGGTGGACAGACGAGAGACTGATGCAG TTTGGTTGACCACACAGAATCACAGCACTCTGGTGACAGAGACGACTGTGGTTCCTTTCCTTCCTGTGAATCCAGAGTATTCATCAACACGAAACCAG GGACGACAGAAGCTGGCAAGATTTAATGCACATGAATTTGCAACTCTCGTGATTGACATATTAAGCGACGCTAAGCGCAGACAACAGGGGAATTCAATAGCCAGTCCCAAAG ATAATGTTGAGTTTATCCTGAAGAGTGTGGCTGTCAGGCATTGCAGTGACAGCCAGGACAACGACCAGCCTGACTACGACAGCGTGGCGTCTGACGAGGATACCGATCAAGAGCTCTCCACAAGCAAAGGAGATAGGACCAAG AGCCTGGACTCTGACCTCTCAGATGGCCCCGTTACTGTGCATGAATACATGGAGGTGAAAAACGCGCTCTCTGCCTCTGAGGCCAAGATCCAGCATCTCATGAAAGCCAACAACAGCCTGAGTGATGAGCTGAGGCTGATGCAGAAAAAG CTGCAATCTCTGCAAAGCGAGAACAACTCTCTCAGGCGGCACGTCCCAACCAATATCTATCAGATCCCCAGCGGTTCAGACTACCCCGACCCCTCCAGTCCCTCAGCCCTGAAACGCCGGCAGTCTGCACGGGCCAGTCGGCCCATGTCTATGTATGAGACCGGCTCAGGCCTGAAGCCCTATGTCCCTAAAGGGGAAACTCCCTACCCAGAGGAGGGTATCCCCACCCTGCAACCCTTCCCACCTCAT ACGGAAAGGGGCGCTTTTGTGACCACCTCTTCATCCCTTCCCTCATTTCCATCCACCCTGTCTTGGTCGAAGGATGAAAGTGCTCAAAAG GCCTCGAAGTTAGAGATGCAAAGCAGCATGCCGGAAAGTGACTATGACAACACATTCAATGACTCTGAGATGGATGATTCGGG tttGTGCAGGAGAGGGAGGCTGAGGAGCAGTGGCTGGCTGGGGGAGAGCAGCTCTATCTCCGAGCTGGATGACCTGGAGTCAGACCCCACGCTTCCCAGCACAGAAGACGTCATCCGCAAAACAGAGCAGATCACCAAGAATATCCAAGAGCTGTTGCGATCTGCTCAGGAGAACAAACATGACAG ACCATGTGAGCGGGAAGGTGTGCGTCGGCTCAGGCACAGCCTGGGATGTTTCAGCACTCTGGTGCCCTGGGCAGAGAAGCCCCCCCCTTCCCTTCAGCCGCTCAGCCTGCGCTCCCCTGACCCCATCTCCTG CTTCATACCCTGTTCAGAAAGAATACACGTGGCTGTAACAGAAATGGCTGCCCTCTTTCCCAAG AAGCCACGCTCAGAGACTGTGAGAGGCTCGCTGCGCTTGTTGACCTCCAGTGCGTACCGGCTTCAGAGCGAGTGCAGGAAGGCGTTGCCTTCAGAGGGCTGCCCGGGACCGGACATGCAGCTGGTCACCCAGCAGGTCATCCAATGTGCTTATGACATCGCCAAGGCAGCCAAGCAGCTTGTCACCATCACCACAAAGGAGAATACCAACTAA
- the git2a gene encoding ARF GTPase-activating protein GIT2a isoform X5 — translation MSKRLRNTELCADCNVPEPRWASVNRGVLICDECCSVHRSLGRHSSQVRHLIHTPWPPTQLQMVQMLYSNGANSIWEHSLLDPASVMSGKRKANPQDKLHPNKSEFIKAKYQMLAFVHRMPCREDDSSTAKDLSKQLHSSVRTGNLETCLRLLSLGAQANFFHPEKGNTPLHVAAKAGQVSQAELLTVYGADPGAPDSNGKTPIDHAREAGHHDLADRLVEIQYELTDRLAFYLCGRKPDHKNGQHFIVPQMADRNISLDLSELAKAAKKKLQSLSNHLFEELAMDVYDEVDRRETDAVWLTTQNHSTLVTETTVVPFLPVNPEYSSTRNQGRQKLARFNAHEFATLVIDILSDAKRRQQGNSIASPKDNVEFILKSVAVRHCSDSQDNDQPDYDSVASDEDTDQELSTSKGDRTKSLDSDLSDGPVTVHEYMEVKNALSASEAKIQHLMKANNSLSDELRLMQKKLQSLQSENNSLRRHVPTNIYQIPSGSDYPDPSSPSALKRRQSARASRPMSMYETGSGLKPYVPKGETPYPEEGIPTLQPFPPHASKLEMQSSMPESDYDNTFNDSEMDDSGLCRRGRLRSSGWLGESSSISELDDLESDPTLPSTEDVIRKTEQITKNIQELLRSAQENKHDRPCEREGVRRLRHSLGCFSTLVPWAEKPPPSLQPLSLRSPDPISCFIPCSERIHVAVTEMAALFPKKPRSETVRGSLRLLTSSAYRLQSECRKALPSEGCPGPDMQLVTQQVIQCAYDIAKAAKQLVTITTKENTN, via the exons ATGTCTAAACGCCTGCGAAACACTGAGCTCTGCGCTGATTGCAATGTTCCAG AACCTCGCTGGGCCTCGGTGAACCGGGGTGTGTTGATTTGCGATGAGTGCTGCAGTGTTCATCGAAGTCTGGGTAGACACAGCTCCCAAGTCCGCCACCTGATACACACACCATGGCCACCTACACAGCTACAG ATGGTTCAGATGTTATACAGCAATGGTGCAAATTCAATATGGGAGCACTCTCTTCTGGACCCTGCATCTGTGATGAGTGGAAAACGCAAGGCCAACCCTCAGGACAAACTGCA CCCAAACAAATCAGAGTTTATAAAAGCCAAATATCAAATGCTGGCATTTGTCCATCGCATGCCTTGCCGGGAGGACGACAGCTCTACAGCCAAGGATTTAAGCAAG cAACTTCACTCAAGTGTACGCACCGGGAATCTCGAGACTTGTTTGAGGTTGCTATCCCTGGGAGCACAAGCTAATTTTTTTCACCCG GAAAAAGGAAACACTCCCTTGCATGTAGCTGCAAAGGCAGGACAAGTATCTCAGGCTGAACTATTAACTGTTTATGGAGCAGATCCTGGAGCCCCTGACAGCAATGGCAAGACTCCCATAGACCATGCAAg GGAAGCTGGCCACCATGACCTGGCAGATAGATTGGTGGAGATTCAGTATGAACTAACTGATCGACTGGCGTTCTACCTGTGTGGGAGAAAGCCAg ATCATAAAAATGGCCAGCACTTCATTGTTCCACAAATGGCCGACAG GAACAT CAGTTTAGATTTATCTGAACTGGCCAAGGCAGCGAAGAAGAAACTGCAGTCT CTTAGTAATCATTTATTCGAGGAGCTGGCCATGGATGTGTACGACGAGGTGGACAGACGAGAGACTGATGCAG TTTGGTTGACCACACAGAATCACAGCACTCTGGTGACAGAGACGACTGTGGTTCCTTTCCTTCCTGTGAATCCAGAGTATTCATCAACACGAAACCAG GGACGACAGAAGCTGGCAAGATTTAATGCACATGAATTTGCAACTCTCGTGATTGACATATTAAGCGACGCTAAGCGCAGACAACAGGGGAATTCAATAGCCAGTCCCAAAG ATAATGTTGAGTTTATCCTGAAGAGTGTGGCTGTCAGGCATTGCAGTGACAGCCAGGACAACGACCAGCCTGACTACGACAGCGTGGCGTCTGACGAGGATACCGATCAAGAGCTCTCCACAAGCAAAGGAGATAGGACCAAG AGCCTGGACTCTGACCTCTCAGATGGCCCCGTTACTGTGCATGAATACATGGAGGTGAAAAACGCGCTCTCTGCCTCTGAGGCCAAGATCCAGCATCTCATGAAAGCCAACAACAGCCTGAGTGATGAGCTGAGGCTGATGCAGAAAAAG CTGCAATCTCTGCAAAGCGAGAACAACTCTCTCAGGCGGCACGTCCCAACCAATATCTATCAGATCCCCAGCGGTTCAGACTACCCCGACCCCTCCAGTCCCTCAGCCCTGAAACGCCGGCAGTCTGCACGGGCCAGTCGGCCCATGTCTATGTATGAGACCGGCTCAGGCCTGAAGCCCTATGTCCCTAAAGGGGAAACTCCCTACCCAGAGGAGGGTATCCCCACCCTGCAACCCTTCCCACCTCAT GCCTCGAAGTTAGAGATGCAAAGCAGCATGCCGGAAAGTGACTATGACAACACATTCAATGACTCTGAGATGGATGATTCGGG tttGTGCAGGAGAGGGAGGCTGAGGAGCAGTGGCTGGCTGGGGGAGAGCAGCTCTATCTCCGAGCTGGATGACCTGGAGTCAGACCCCACGCTTCCCAGCACAGAAGACGTCATCCGCAAAACAGAGCAGATCACCAAGAATATCCAAGAGCTGTTGCGATCTGCTCAGGAGAACAAACATGACAG ACCATGTGAGCGGGAAGGTGTGCGTCGGCTCAGGCACAGCCTGGGATGTTTCAGCACTCTGGTGCCCTGGGCAGAGAAGCCCCCCCCTTCCCTTCAGCCGCTCAGCCTGCGCTCCCCTGACCCCATCTCCTG CTTCATACCCTGTTCAGAAAGAATACACGTGGCTGTAACAGAAATGGCTGCCCTCTTTCCCAAG AAGCCACGCTCAGAGACTGTGAGAGGCTCGCTGCGCTTGTTGACCTCCAGTGCGTACCGGCTTCAGAGCGAGTGCAGGAAGGCGTTGCCTTCAGAGGGCTGCCCGGGACCGGACATGCAGCTGGTCACCCAGCAGGTCATCCAATGTGCTTATGACATCGCCAAGGCAGCCAAGCAGCTTGTCACCATCACCACAAAGGAGAATACCAACTAA
- the git2a gene encoding ARF GTPase-activating protein GIT2a isoform X2, with protein sequence MSKRLRNTELCADCNVPEPRWASVNRGVLICDECCSVHRSLGRHSSQVRHLIHTPWPPTQLQMVQMLYSNGANSIWEHSLLDPASVMSGKRKANPQDKLHPNKSEFIKAKYQMLAFVHRMPCREDDSSTAKDLSKQLHSSVRTGNLETCLRLLSLGAQANFFHPEKGNTPLHVAAKAGQVSQAELLTVYGADPGAPDSNGKTPIDHAREAGHHDLADRLVEIQYELTDRLAFYLCGRKPDHKNGQHFIVPQMADRNILDLSELAKAAKKKLQSLSNHLFEELAMDVYDEVDRRETDAVWLTTQNHSTLVTETTVVPFLPVNPEYSSTRNQGRQKLARFNAHEFATLVIDILSDAKRRQQGNSIASPKDNVEFILKSVAVRHCSDSQDNDQPDYDSVASDEDTDQELSTSKGDRTKSLDSDLSDGPVTVHEYMEVKNALSASEAKIQHLMKANNSLSDELRLMQKKLQSLQSENNSLRRHVPTNIYQIPSGSDYPDPSSPSALKRRQSARASRPMSMYETGSGLKPYVPKGETPYPEEGIPTLQPFPPHTERGAFVTTSSSLPSFPSTLSWSKDESAQKASKLEMQSSMPESDYDNTFNDSEMDDSGLCRRGRLRSSGWLGESSSISELDDLESDPTLPSTEDVIRKTEQITKNIQELLRSAQENKHDRPCEREGVRRLRHSLGCFSTLVPWAEKPPPSLQPLSLRSPDPISCFIPCSERIHVAVTEMAALFPKKPRSETVRGSLRLLTSSAYRLQSECRKALPSEGCPGPDMQLVTQQVIQCAYDIAKAAKQLVTITTKENTN encoded by the exons ATGTCTAAACGCCTGCGAAACACTGAGCTCTGCGCTGATTGCAATGTTCCAG AACCTCGCTGGGCCTCGGTGAACCGGGGTGTGTTGATTTGCGATGAGTGCTGCAGTGTTCATCGAAGTCTGGGTAGACACAGCTCCCAAGTCCGCCACCTGATACACACACCATGGCCACCTACACAGCTACAG ATGGTTCAGATGTTATACAGCAATGGTGCAAATTCAATATGGGAGCACTCTCTTCTGGACCCTGCATCTGTGATGAGTGGAAAACGCAAGGCCAACCCTCAGGACAAACTGCA CCCAAACAAATCAGAGTTTATAAAAGCCAAATATCAAATGCTGGCATTTGTCCATCGCATGCCTTGCCGGGAGGACGACAGCTCTACAGCCAAGGATTTAAGCAAG cAACTTCACTCAAGTGTACGCACCGGGAATCTCGAGACTTGTTTGAGGTTGCTATCCCTGGGAGCACAAGCTAATTTTTTTCACCCG GAAAAAGGAAACACTCCCTTGCATGTAGCTGCAAAGGCAGGACAAGTATCTCAGGCTGAACTATTAACTGTTTATGGAGCAGATCCTGGAGCCCCTGACAGCAATGGCAAGACTCCCATAGACCATGCAAg GGAAGCTGGCCACCATGACCTGGCAGATAGATTGGTGGAGATTCAGTATGAACTAACTGATCGACTGGCGTTCTACCTGTGTGGGAGAAAGCCAg ATCATAAAAATGGCCAGCACTTCATTGTTCCACAAATGGCCGACAG GAACAT TTTAGATTTATCTGAACTGGCCAAGGCAGCGAAGAAGAAACTGCAGTCT CTTAGTAATCATTTATTCGAGGAGCTGGCCATGGATGTGTACGACGAGGTGGACAGACGAGAGACTGATGCAG TTTGGTTGACCACACAGAATCACAGCACTCTGGTGACAGAGACGACTGTGGTTCCTTTCCTTCCTGTGAATCCAGAGTATTCATCAACACGAAACCAG GGACGACAGAAGCTGGCAAGATTTAATGCACATGAATTTGCAACTCTCGTGATTGACATATTAAGCGACGCTAAGCGCAGACAACAGGGGAATTCAATAGCCAGTCCCAAAG ATAATGTTGAGTTTATCCTGAAGAGTGTGGCTGTCAGGCATTGCAGTGACAGCCAGGACAACGACCAGCCTGACTACGACAGCGTGGCGTCTGACGAGGATACCGATCAAGAGCTCTCCACAAGCAAAGGAGATAGGACCAAG AGCCTGGACTCTGACCTCTCAGATGGCCCCGTTACTGTGCATGAATACATGGAGGTGAAAAACGCGCTCTCTGCCTCTGAGGCCAAGATCCAGCATCTCATGAAAGCCAACAACAGCCTGAGTGATGAGCTGAGGCTGATGCAGAAAAAG CTGCAATCTCTGCAAAGCGAGAACAACTCTCTCAGGCGGCACGTCCCAACCAATATCTATCAGATCCCCAGCGGTTCAGACTACCCCGACCCCTCCAGTCCCTCAGCCCTGAAACGCCGGCAGTCTGCACGGGCCAGTCGGCCCATGTCTATGTATGAGACCGGCTCAGGCCTGAAGCCCTATGTCCCTAAAGGGGAAACTCCCTACCCAGAGGAGGGTATCCCCACCCTGCAACCCTTCCCACCTCAT ACGGAAAGGGGCGCTTTTGTGACCACCTCTTCATCCCTTCCCTCATTTCCATCCACCCTGTCTTGGTCGAAGGATGAAAGTGCTCAAAAG GCCTCGAAGTTAGAGATGCAAAGCAGCATGCCGGAAAGTGACTATGACAACACATTCAATGACTCTGAGATGGATGATTCGGG tttGTGCAGGAGAGGGAGGCTGAGGAGCAGTGGCTGGCTGGGGGAGAGCAGCTCTATCTCCGAGCTGGATGACCTGGAGTCAGACCCCACGCTTCCCAGCACAGAAGACGTCATCCGCAAAACAGAGCAGATCACCAAGAATATCCAAGAGCTGTTGCGATCTGCTCAGGAGAACAAACATGACAG ACCATGTGAGCGGGAAGGTGTGCGTCGGCTCAGGCACAGCCTGGGATGTTTCAGCACTCTGGTGCCCTGGGCAGAGAAGCCCCCCCCTTCCCTTCAGCCGCTCAGCCTGCGCTCCCCTGACCCCATCTCCTG CTTCATACCCTGTTCAGAAAGAATACACGTGGCTGTAACAGAAATGGCTGCCCTCTTTCCCAAG AAGCCACGCTCAGAGACTGTGAGAGGCTCGCTGCGCTTGTTGACCTCCAGTGCGTACCGGCTTCAGAGCGAGTGCAGGAAGGCGTTGCCTTCAGAGGGCTGCCCGGGACCGGACATGCAGCTGGTCACCCAGCAGGTCATCCAATGTGCTTATGACATCGCCAAGGCAGCCAAGCAGCTTGTCACCATCACCACAAAGGAGAATACCAACTAA